aaggagacaATGATCAGACAGCTTTTCAGATGGGTCTTAACTGCCAGGTTTGGGCTTTTTGTACAGAAATAGGAAAGGAAGGTTAGTGCACACTTCATCCCTTTGGGTAACTTCAATCATGTTTGACAAGAAGGTTCACAAAAGTGCATTATCAGTTTCCCTTTAAGTCagtggggaaaaataaatctcaCAAACCAAATTGCCTAAGGCTAAGAAGTTTACCATCCTTTCAGATTTTCTACATACTTTTACAAGCAAATCAGGAagttatctaaaatattttgtagaTTATCTTTAATATCATCCTAATATATAATGCAACTTCTTATACATAAGGCATGGAAAAATAGTAATTTGCTTAAAGTAGTGGTTTGTATGTAATAAATGTGTAGTTGAAAACTGTTCTTATTCTGTTTAACATAATTGcttaaagcaaaagaaagagaattcaaaaggaaaggagaagaatCTAATAGGATTTAAGTAGCAGAAGCATATCCTGCAAAAGATTATGGGCTTGATAAAAGCTGCTCCCTACCTTACATGCATCTCTCGATACTAAATCTTTTTAGAAAacactaaaatgaaaaattttccttcaaaatacTCCAACACACATGCTTTTGTTGACCTCTCTATCAAAACCATTAACTGATTTCCCCATTACCTGTTATGTTAGACAAAGCCAAGGAATCCATTGAGTCTCGAACACTTTGTTCTTGCTGTTTCAGGTCAGACAAACATTCGAGTGAACCTCCATACCATGGCGCTTGGTTGTGTTTGTATCCTGAGGCCCCGTGCTCCATGTCTAGCTCCtggattttcctgctgctggcagggcctgGGTGGCTGCCATATGCAGAGTCTCCCAAACCATCTTGTGACTGGGCCCAGTACATGTCTGATTGATACTTCTTACTTGCTAGGCTTGGATTACTTTTTTTCAAGTCCAGCTTGCTCTTGACCATGCTATCAGAAATCCAGTGTTCACTTGATCTAATGTCTATTTCAGTGGGTTGCTGGAAGAGGCTTTTATCGCCAAACTTCAGAAGAAGTTGGGTCATGTAGTCTTCATGTTCAGCCCACTCTTCAGGGTCTTCAGGCATTTCTTGCTCTACCCTTCCTTTCCAGAAGTCTTCATTAACAAAGCCTGCCTCTTCCCTTGAAAGGCTTAAATCATCCAGCTTTCGAGAAAGAGTATCATCAGCATTGTCTGAAAGGCCAGGAAATTTGTAATTGAGGGCCGGCGATAGGAGGAGAGACTGGCGGCACTGGTCGGCTGACCGGCTGCTTTTTCCCATGCGGACACTCCTCCTGGAATCTCTGGATCGAGCAGACTGAAACGCAGAATCAGAAGAGTCAGAGGCATGAACATCCTCTCCCAGGCTGCAGGTTTTTGAACAGTAAATCTGCCCTTGCTTTGGAAGGAAAGGGCAGCCAAGCAAAGAGGTCTTGCACTGAGCACAAGAAAAGCAAGTTTCTGTGGCATGCCAGTGCTGTCCATCATAGGTCATCTGAGCATGGTCAACacctggaaagagagaaaatgcaaTGCTGTGGGTCTCTCAAAAAAATTACTTGCAGAATTTATACTTCTGGAATGTGAAATCATTTCATAAACTGGCTTTCCCTTAATTTGTAAGTTTAACACTTATAAAGGACACACTTACCAATGTGTTCCCCACAGGTCTCACAGTATTCTGCATAGAGAGATTCAAAACAGTTACAGCAGAACGGCCGCCCATCCTTCATGATGTACCTCTGTCCGCCCAGGATTGTTTCACACTCGAGGCAACAGAAGTGTTTCATGTGCCAGTGGCGACCTTCAGCTTCTGTACACTCATCAGCAAAAATTATCTTTTCAGAGATAAAAGAATACTTTAGTTAAGTAGCCTAAACCTCACCTTGGGAATTAGAGCATATAAAATATCCTAACTCTGCAGTTCGTacacaaaatttatttttattttgctcccTTTCGAATACAAAGATAGAAACAACAATCTCccacaacagaaataaaaagaaagaaaaacagtacATTctaaatcaaaaaaaaaaaaaagaacctcgGAACTCAACCATTAAAGAAGCTTCTATAAGgataatattttggaaaatttgAGAATGTTCAATTCTAAACATAAACAGGTGTTTGCTATCGAAATACCATCTTATTGCTTGTAATATTTCCAGTTTGACAAGAAATTAAATATCTCTCAGCTTTCAAACACATCTATGCAGCAGAGTCCTGACTTCTTAAGCACCTGGAGTTAGGAATTTCTGACATGATGCAGTTTGTCATCTGAAAAACAGGAGTGTTTACTTGGCTGTGAATTATTTACCTCATCGCAGGCTGAACATCGAGGTTTGAGAAGTTCAGCATGGTGTCTGCCACAGTGAATTTTTCCATCTTGGTAGAAGTAGATAAGGTCAACAAGAAGCTCGTTGCATGTGAAGCACACAAAACAGGACGGGTGCCAGCACACaccaggcccagctcttgaggcaAAAACTGCAACTTCTCCACCGTTTACTTTTGTACCACACTAGGAACAAACCCAGAAAGTGAACACACTTCCCATTCAAAACTACTAGCTTCTTGCATTTAAACTGAGTTATAACACCAAACCCAATATGAGATTTTATTCCAAAATTCTGACAAGAGGAAAACAATATTATGTTTTGGTCTAGATGAACTGCATCTCAATGAACCTTCTGTGAATATAAGTTTATTTTatacaaaataacattttaaagcaTATGTCTGCTTTTTATTTGTCATTACTTTAGTCAGcattaggggttttttttgagtagGAAATATATCAAAGACTCAGTTCATTCCCGATAGTATCAAAGGTTACATTTTGCTTAAGCAAGCACtaccttctttcttcttccatgcagtttcaaaaataatcttttgttgttgttgttttcagACATAGACAAAGGTAAGTTTAAATTTTAATACTGAGATACTGTAGTTTTACATTATTCAGCCCTGTAGCTAGCTTATGGCACCAGTGTGTTACCTGCTCACAAACTGCGTGCATCACTGCTCTGGAGAGTAGTTTAATAGTGCCTCGCCCCAGTGCCTCCTTTTTGCGCTGAGAACTGAACATCTGCagctccttcttttcctcttcactTAACGACTGGCAGTATCTCACCTTCCAGTGAAAACACAGGAGAACTTATATTAGAGACTGAGCTTCTAATGTAACAGATGAGTAAGTAAGTGCATATATGCAAGGAATTCATCAGGCATGCTG
This portion of the Anomalospiza imberbis isolate Cuckoo-Finch-1a 21T00152 chromosome 5, ASM3175350v1, whole genome shotgun sequence genome encodes:
- the PRICKLE1 gene encoding prickle-like protein 1, which gives rise to MPLEMEPKANNLIFGCQRSSTSDDDSGCALEEYAWVPPGLRPEQVQLYFACLPEEKVPYVNSPGEKHRIKQLLYQLPPHDNEVRYCQSLSEEEKKELQMFSSQRKKEALGRGTIKLLSRAVMHAVCEQCGTKVNGGEVAVFASRAGPGVCWHPSCFVCFTCNELLVDLIYFYQDGKIHCGRHHAELLKPRCSACDEIIFADECTEAEGRHWHMKHFCCLECETILGGQRYIMKDGRPFCCNCFESLYAEYCETCGEHIGVDHAQMTYDGQHWHATETCFSCAQCKTSLLGCPFLPKQGQIYCSKTCSLGEDVHASDSSDSAFQSARSRDSRRSVRMGKSSRSADQCRQSLLLSPALNYKFPGLSDNADDTLSRKLDDLSLSREEAGFVNEDFWKGRVEQEMPEDPEEWAEHEDYMTQLLLKFGDKSLFQQPTEIDIRSSEHWISDSMVKSKLDLKKSNPSLASKKYQSDMYWAQSQDGLGDSAYGSHPGPASSRKIQELDMEHGASGYKHNQAPWYGGSLECLSDLKQQEQSVRDSMDSLALSNITGASMDGEGKPRPSLYSLQTFQELEVEDCEKMSNMGTLNSSMLHRSTESLKSLSSELCQEKVLAEEKPVHVPVLRRSKSQSRPQQVKFSDDVIDNGSYENLEIRQPPMSERTRRRVYHFEERGSRPSHHRRRSRKSRSDNALNLATERRCSPRERFRYYSPQDHEKFIQNRSSRELRAYIQNAELYGQYAHTRSDYALRNQVVDKFFGLYGEEDDSWCSTSSSSSDSEEEGYFLGQPIPQPRSLRYPYYTDDLSGPTTALSSSQFGQRTTKSKKKRGHKGKNCIIS